The Dysgonomonadaceae bacterium PH5-43 genomic interval AGATCTCTAATTTCAGTTAAAAGAACTTCTTCTTTTGAAGGAGCGGGAGGCGCAGCAGGAGCTGCAGGCTCTTCTTCTTTCTTTTTTTGTAACTGGTTAATACCCTTAATCATTAAGAAAATAGCAAAAGCTATGATAATAAAATCTATCACAACATTAATGAAACTACCATAATTAAGAGTTACAGCAGGTTCGATAACTTCACCCGATTCCATTACTGCATTTTTTAGCACAATCTTTAGATCAGAAAAGTCAACGCCACCTATTAAAACCCCTAACGGAGGCATAATAACATCAGATACAAACGAACTAACAATCTTACCGAAAGCCCCACCGATAATAACACCGACAGCCATATCCATAACATTGCCACGCACAGCAAACTCTTTAAACTCTTTAATAAATCCCATAAGAATAAACCTTTATAATATTAATTAATTGAAATAACGTTCATATAGTTGTTAATTATTTTCAACATCTTGCAAATAGAACGCACAAAAATAAAAAAAGGTTTGTAACTTTGCACTCTCGAAATACAAAATAATTGTGTTTTTGTTAGAAATTAGATATAAATCTATGAAAAAGACTTCTTTTAGAACTATTAGAAGATTGTTATTGTTAGTAATAATAGTCGGTTTGTTTACAGCCTGTGGCACTACAAGATGCGAATGCGAAAATAGTAACGATTATAACAAAAGAAAGTTGAGCGATAACTTGTTAGATTTTAATAAAAGTAGTAATTTTGCGCTTCAAAATACGGAAGTATTATCTAAAGAATTGAATTTATTTATTTTATAAACTATAAAAATTATAAGAAATGATCAAAGTTGGTATTAATGGTTTTGGCCGTATTGGTCGTATGGTGTTCCGTGCAGCAGTTTATAACTTCTCTAATGATATCGAAATTGTAGGTATCAATGACTTGTTAGCTGCTGATTATTTAGCTTATATGTTGAAATATGATTCAGTACACGGACGTTTCAAAGGTGACGTTGCTGTTGAAGGAAACAATTTGATAGTAAACGGTAAAAAAATCCGTTTAACTGCAGAAAAAGATCCTGCTAACTTAAAATGGAACGAAGTAGGTGCTGAAATCATTGTTGAATCTACAGGATTCTTCTTGTCAGACGATACAGCTCGCAAACACATCGAAGCTGGTGCTAAAAAAGTAGTTATGTCTGCTCCTTCTAAAGATTCTACTCCTATGTTCGTTTATGGTGTAAACCACAAAACTTATGCAGGTCAAGATATTATCTCTAACGCTTCTTGTACTACTAACTGTTTAGCTCCTATCGCTAAAGTATTGAACGACAACTTCGGTATCGTAAAAGGTTTAATGACTACAGTTCACGCTGCTACTGCAACTCAAAAAACTGTTGACGGACCTTCTTCTAAAGACTGGAGAGGTGGTCGTGGTATCTTAGAAAACATCATTCCTTCTTCTACAGGTGCTGCTAAAGCTGTAGGCGTAGTTCTTCCTGAATTAAACGGAAAACTTACAGGTATGTCTATGCGTGTTCCTACTTCTGACGTATCAGTTGTAGACTTAACAGTAGTTCTTGAAAAAGCTGCTTCTAAAGACGAAATCTCAGCTGCTATGAAAGCTGCTGCTAATGGCGAATTAAAAGGAGTACTTGGTTACACTGAAGAGTCTGTAGTTTCTACTGACTTCCGTGGTTGCTCAGAAACTTCTGTTTACGACGCAAACGCTGGTATCTCTTTAGATGGTAACTTCGCTAAAGTTGTATCTTGGTATGACAACGAGTGGGGTTATTCAAACAAAGTTCTTGAAATGGTTCGCGTAATCGCTAAATAAGATTAACCATATCATAATATAAAAAGCCTGATTCGTAAAGAGTCAGGCTTTTTTTTGGCTGTGTAAATATTGTTAAAATGCAAAGCTTCACTTAGGGTCGTCTCTCTACTAAGAGACCCCTCGTGTCTCTACTAAGAGAGGCGATGTCTCTCTACTAAGAAAGGCGGGGTGCTTTAAGGATTAAGGCGGGGTGGTTCTACTAAGAGCGACATCGGGTATCTACTAAGAACGGCAAGGGGTCTCTACTAAGAAGCACCTCGCCTATCTAATAACAAAGGCAAGAGGTTTATACTGAGATAGATGAGGGCGTTCTGCTAACTACCTGGTTGCCTATTTACTAAGAGCGTTTTGATGGACGGCGATGATACAAAAAGAGGGTGTACCTTTTAGTGATACACCCTCTTTGCTATAATTCTTATGTCTCGAATTAATCTTCTAATAATAATTCAAGGATAGTAACTGCAGCTTTTGATACTGGAGAACCAGGACCAAATATTGCTGCTACACCTGCTTTATACAAGAAATCATAATCTTGAGCAGGGATTACACCACCAGCTATTACTAAAATATCTTCGCGACCAAGCTTTTTAAGTTCTTCGATAACTTGAGGAACAAGCGTTTTGTGTCCGGCAGCTAACGATGATACACCAAGAACGTGTACGTCGTTCTCAACAGCCTGACGAGCAGCTTCTTCTGGAGTTTGGAACAATGGTCCCATATCTACGTCAAATCCACAATCGGCATAACCAGTAGCTACAACTTTAGCACCACGGTCGTGACCGTCTTGTCCCATTTTAGCTACCATAATACGAGGCTGACGACCTTCTTTTTTAGCAAACTGTTCTGCTAATTCTTGTGCTTTTTGGAAGGTAGAATCTTCTTTTGTTTCTGATGAATACACTCCTGATATAGTTCTAATTATTGCTTTATAACGTCCACACACTTCTTCGCAAGCATCAGATATTTCTCCTAATGTTGCTCTTACGTGAGCTGCTTCTACTGCTAACTCTAATAGATTGCCTTCACCTGTTTTTGCACATTTGGTTATAGCCTCTAACGCTTTCTTAACATCGTCTTCGTTACGTTTCGATTTAAGATCGTTTAGGCGTTCTATTTGTTGTAAGCGAACAGCAGTATTGTCAATCTCAAGAATATCAATAGGGTCTTCTTTTTCAAGACGATATTTATTGATACCGATAATAGCTTGATTGCCTGAGTCGATACGAGCTTGAGTTCTTGCAGCAGCTTCTTCGATACGCATTTTAGGAACTCCTGTTTCGATAGCTTTAGCCATACCTCCAAGTTGTTGTACTTCTTGAATTAATTCCCAAGCTTTGTGTGCCAACTCTTGAGTAAGAGACTCTACATAGTAAGAACCAGCCCAAGGGTCGATTTCTTTTGTAATGTAAGTTTCTTCTTGAATGTATATCTGAGTATTACGAGCAATACGAGCCGAGAAGTCTGTTGGAAGAGCAATAGCTTCGTCTAAAGCGTTAGTGTGTAACGATTGAGTATGTCCTAATGCTGATGCCATAGCTTCGATACAAGTACGACCTACGTTATTGAATGGATCTTGCTCGGTAAGCGACCAACCAGAAGTTTGTGAGTGTGTACGAAGTGCTAACGATTTAGGATTTTCAGCTCCAAAGCTCTTTACTATCTTAGCCCAAAGTAAGCGACCGGCACGCATCTTAGCAATCTCCATAAAGTGATTCATTCCGATAGCCCAGAAGAAAGATAGGCGAGGAGCAAACTTGTCAACAGGAATACCAGCGTCTATACCTGCTTTAAGATATTCCATACCATCGGCAAGAGTGTAAGCCAACTCAATGTCGGCTGTGGCGCCTGCTTCTTGCATATGATAACCCGAGATAGAGATAGAGTTAAACTTAGGCATCTTCTGTGATGTGTATTCAAAGATGTCGGCTATGATACGCATAGAAAATTCTGGTGGATAGATGTAAGTGTTACGCACCATAAACTCTTTAAGAATATCATTCTGTATAGTACCAGCCATTTCTTCAAGTTTAGCACCTTGTTCTAAACCTGCGTTTATGTAGAAAGCAAGAATAGGAAGCACTGCACCATTCATTGTCATCGATACCGACATATCTTTTAATGGAATACCATCGAAAAGAGTTTTCATATTATCCATCGTACAGATAGATACACCAGCTTTACCAACGTCGCCAACAACACGAGAGTGGTCGGCATCGTAACCGCGGTGAGTAGCTAAGTCGAAAGCAACAGAAAGACCTTTTTGTCCTGATGCTAAGTTTCTTCTATAAAATGCGTTAGACTCTTCAGCGGTTGAGAAACCAGCATACTGACGTATAGTCCAAGGACGCATAGCGTACATACCAGAGTAAGGACCTCTTAAGAAAGGAGGAATACCAGAAGCATAATTCAAGTGTTCCATACCTTCTAAGTCTGCCTTAGTATAAACAGGCTTAACAGGAATATGCTCAGGAGTTTTCCAGTTTGCTTCAATATTGTTTTCTTCAGACCATTTAGTAGGATTGATTTCGCTAAAGCCTACATTATCTATGTTGATGTCTTTAAAATTGATTTTCATTTTATTCCTAATTTAGCGTTAAACCCTTGTAATGTTTCAAGAACATTACTTTTTACATTAATGAAATTAGTGATTCCTTGCGCTTTTAGGTCTTCCATAGAAGCTGGGGCACCAGCAATAACCAATATTTCTTTATCTTTAGTAAGTTCGTATGCTTCTGGAGCGAAAGTAGCATATTCGTCGTCGCTCGAACAAAGAACTATTATATCAGCACCTGCTTTACGAGCAGCGTCTACACCTTGAGCTACGGTCTCGAATCCTAAGTTGTCGATAGTTTTATATCCTGCACAACCGAAGAAGTTAGCCGAGAACTGAGAACGAGCTAAGCGCATTGCAAGGTTACCGATAGTAAGCATAAATACTTTAACGTCTTTTCCAGCCTCTTCGGTACTTAAGCGTAGAGTTTCAAACTCTTCAGCCAAACGTTTAGTGTTTAATGTTGTAATATCAGTTTTACATTCGCCTTTGCAGCCACAACCACATTCTTTATTATCTTCGAATTTGCCTTTAGCTACTTCTGTGAAGTTAGGGAACTGGTTTGTTCCTAATAATATTTCACGACGTTGAGCTAATGCTTTGAAGCGTTTATCTGCCGATGCGTTAACAGCAGCTTGTATTTCTCCTGCTTTAACCATATTATAGAAACCTTTCTCTTCTACTTCAAGGAATATTTTCCAAGCTTCTTTAGCTATAGAATTAGTAAGAGTTTCAATGTAGTAAGAACCACCCGAAGGGTCAACAACCTTATCGAAATGACATTCTTCTTTAAGAAGTAATTGTTGATTGCGAGCTATTCTTTCAGAAAACTCATCTGGAGTTTTGAACGATTCGTCGAAAGGAGATACTAACATAGAATCGACACCAGCTATACCTGCCGACATAGCTTCTGTTTGTGTACGAAGCATATTTACGTAAGCATCGTAAACAGTTTGATTGAATTTAGATGTTTGAGCGAATATGTTCATCTTAGCAGCACAACGACATTCGTTGTTTGCGCCTTCATTAGGGCATTTATGATCGCAAGTAGGTTGATATGCCTTAACTATCTCAGCCCATAACCAACGAGCTGCACGGAACTTAGCTATCTCCATAAAGTAGTTAGCACTGATTCCGAAATTGAATTTAATTTTCTTAGCAGCAAAAGTAGGATTAACTCCGGCTTCAACTAAACGAGCCATAAGTTCGTTACCCCAAGCAAGAGCGTAACCCAACTCTTGAGTAATAAACGAACCAGCATTGTTGAATAAATAAGCATTAACAGCAATTACCTTGAAGTAACGGATTTCTGCCGAAGCAGCTATTGCAGCCGCCATAATATCTATCCAATCTTCTTTAATTTTGCCCTTAGTTAATGTTTTACCAACAATATCAATGTTAATAGAACCTTGAATTTTTGTTAGGTCGTATCCCTTGCTTACGAAATATTCTTTAAGAATAGTTATAAGATTTACCGATGCCGATTGGCAAGTAGAGAAGTTTAGTTCAATACATTCGGCGCAGATGTTTTCTAAAAGAATTTCGATATTCTCTTTGTTAACACCGCTTTTAGGCACTTTGAAACCTAAAGAATTTACGCCTTTGTTTAAGATGTCTAAAGCTTTTTTATTAGCTTCGGCAAAGTCGCTCACAACGATGTCTTGACGAACAAACCAATCGTTAGTGTCTTTCTTTGTTCCTCTCACATAAGGAAATTCTCCCGGAAGAGACTCAGTTGTTTTAAGACCTTCAAGGTCTTCCTCTCTGTAAAAAGGCTTAACGTTGAAGCCTTCATTTGTTTTCCAAACTAATTTTTTCTCAAAATCAGCACCCTTTAGATCTGTTGTAATCTTATCCATCCATTGCTGGGTAGATATGGGTGAGAACTCAGAAAAAAGTTTTTCATTAGAATTACTCATATAGATTTAATTATAAATGTTTAGTCATTAAAAATACTACACTCCATAAAATGGGGTATAGCGACACAAAAATACAACAAATTATTAATAATGAATAGAGAATAATTAATAATTGTGTATTGGTAAGTTTAATTTTCTTGGTGAGAGACACAACAAAATCGTACTGTGTTATTAAAAAAACACAGTCAGTTTCCTATAGAAACACAGTGAGGTTCGGGGTAAAACACAGTCAGGTTTTTTTGTAACACAGTGAGGTTTTAAAAACTGATTAATTGGGATAATATTAAAACAGGATTGTCGTATTCTTTCAAGTTCTTAATCTTTTGTTTGTCATCATCTGAAATAAAACAAAATCACACTACACTACGGATTGTGTGAATTTTTATTAACTTTGTAGGTTGTTAAAAAACGGATTAAACAATCATAAATATAGAATGTAATGAAAAAAGTTAATTTATTGTTATTGATGCTTGTTGCTTTTGTGTCAATACAATGTCAGAGTGGTTCGAAAAGTGTAGCTAAAGAAACTAAAGTTAAAAATGTTATCTTCATGATTGGAGATGGTATGGGTATTAGTCAGGTTTACTCGGGTTTAACATCTAATAAAGGTAGTCTTAATTTAGAACGAGCCCAATATGTAGGCATTTCAAAAACATATTCAGCTAATGATTATGTAACCGACTCGGCAGCAGGAGGCACAGCTCTTGCTTGTGGCGAAAAAACAAATAATGGTGTTATAGGTGTGAATAAAGATAGTGTTGCTATTAAATCAATTTTAGCTTATGCTGCTGAAAATGACTTATCGACAGGCGTTGTTGTTAGTTGCGAACTTACTCACGCTACTCCAGCTTCGTTTGTTGCCCATCAGATAAATAGAAATATGAATAAAGAAATAGCTGCCGATTATCTAAATCTACCTTTTACAGTTGCTATAGGTGGTGGTCGTCGTCATTTTGAGAACAGAGAAGATGGACGAAATCTTACAGAAGAATTAAAAGCTAAAGATTATCAAGTAGCTTATTCTATCGAAGAAGTGAAACAGATAAAAAAAGGTAAAGTTATAGGTCTTGTTAGTGATGAACACCCAGCAGGTTATCCTGAAAGAGGAGAACTATTACCAGAAGGTGTTGCTGCTGCATTAGATATTTTATCTCAAAATGATAAAGGCTTTGTTTTAATGGTTGAAGGTTCTCAAATAGATTGGGGAGGACACTCTAACGATACGGAGGTAATAGTAAATGAAATGTTGGATTTTGATAGAACAGTAAAGATTGCATTCGATTTTGCTGACAAAAATCCAGGAACATTGGTTGTGATTACTGCCGACCACGAAACTGGAGGTATGTCGTTACTGAAAGGTAATTTTGAAGAAGGCACAGTAGGAGCAAAATATACAACAGGAGGACATAGTGCAGTTCCTGTTCCTGTATTTTCTTATGGAACGAAAGCAGAAGAGTTTACTGGATTTTATCAAAATACGAATATTTTCAAGAAAATTATGAATTTGTATGGCTTCCCTATTGATAATTAATAAAAAATGTCTAATTTTGGGGAGTTTGGGCTTAAATTAAAATATTAAGATAATCTCATTTAATCATTAATTATAAATAAATTATTATGAACAAATCTGAATTAGTTGCAGCTATAGCTGCCAAAACGGGCTTTACTAAAGTTGATGCATTAAAAGCTCTTAACGCTTATGTTGAAGTTGTAGGAGATGAATTGAGAAAAGGGAATAAAGTAAATTTAGTTGGTCATGGTACTTACTTGATTATTTCTAAAAAAGGAAGAAAAGGGATAGATCCTCGTAATCAACAACCTATTGAAATTGCTCCAAAACGAATGGTAAAGTTTAAACCAGGTAAAACTCTAACTATTAAGAAATAGTTATAGTGGTTTCGGTTGGCTTAATTTAAGGTAAGCATATTACGTTTTTTATTTCCTTATCAATAACGAAACAACCTTAGTGGTATTTATAGGTGTTTATGCCGTAATGCTGCTTAGGTTGTTTTGTTGTTTTAATAGATAGATAGTTGATTGAAATTTCATTTTTTGATTATTCTGTTTCAGATGTATTTTATTCCGTTTCAAAGAAAATTAAAATGCAACAAATGAATAATCCATTACGTTTGTACTGTAATAGAAAAAAGATTGTTAGATTAAATGAAAAAGATTGTTTTAAGTTTGTTTTTAGGTTTTACTGTTCTGTTAGCTTCTGCGCAGACTACTCCGGTTGCTGAAAATGCAACTGGAGTTATAAGGTTTTCGTTAAACGAATGTTTAGAATATGCTTTCGGTAATAATTTTACCAGAAAGAATATGTTATTAAACGAAACAGTAAAACAAGAGGTGTACGACCAATCTAAATTGGAACGATTGCCTAATGTGAACGCTTCTTTAAGCGAAAACTGGCGACACTCCGATGATGCTGGTTCTTCGCTCGGAGGTAGTTATGGTATTAGTGCAGGAGTTACTTTATATCAAGGTGGTGCTATAACAAATACCATAGAAGAAAATAAATTGCAGATGGAGCAAACACAACTGCAAACAAAACAGTATGAAAATGATTTGGTAATAAATATACTTGAGTCGTTTCTTACAGTTTTGGGTAATGAAGAACTATTGAAGTATCAGCATACTTTGTTGACAGCAAGTGAAGAACAGGTAGCGCAAGGTAAGGCTCAATATATGGCAGATGAGATTCTCGAGAGTGATTACTTAATGTTGGAAGCTCAGTATGCAAGCGATAAAGCAAATATTATTGATACCGAAATTGCTCGCGACAATAGTTTACTTAATCTTAAAAGTTTGTTGTCGATGGACCCGGAAGTGGATTTACGTATTATTTATCCCGATACGGCTATTCTTCAGCAGATGACGTTAATTCCTTTGCGAGAAACTGTAATAGAAAGAGCTATTGAAACGTGGCCAGACCTTAAGATTAGTCAATACGATGTTGATATTGCCAATGTAAATGTAAAGATAGCTAAGGCTTCATACTTTCCAACAGTAAGCTTGTCGGGTAGTGTAAATTCGGGGCACAACAAAAACTTTCAGAATTTTGGAAATCAGTTGAAGAATAATCTTAACGAACAAATAGGATTGTCTGTTAGTGTTCCTATTTGGGATAGGGGTCGCACAAAATTACAAACTACTCAAAGTAAGATAGCTCTTCAACAGGCAGAGAATAATAAACAACAGACCGAACTTGAAATAAGACAACAGATAACTCAACAGCATCTTAATGTAACGTCGGCACTTAATAAATACAATACAAACGAAATAAAACACAAGGCATATTCTCAAACGTTTGATGTGTATAGGGCTTTGTTTAATGCCGGTTCAATTACGGCAGTAGACCTTCTTCAACAACAAAACAACTATATAAGTGCTCTTACTGATTATGTGCAGAGTAAATATAATTTTATTCTAAGAAGAAAAATACTTGATGTATATATGGGTATAGATGTAACAATGTAATTCATAAAGATTAGATAAAAGAAAAATAATAACAAGATGAAAAAGAAAACATTAATTATTATAGGTGCTATTGCTTTGGTGCTAATATTGGCTCTTGTAATTTTATTAGGAGGAAACAAAAGCGAGTTGTTGGTAAATACAGCTCCAATAAAAACGAACACAATTTCACTGTCGGTTACTGCTACGGGTTATGTACAGCCTGTAGATCAAGTGGAAGTAGGAACTCAGGTATCGGGTGTTGTAGAGAGAATATATGTAGATTACAATTCTCAAGTTACAAAAGGACAGCTTCTTGCAGAACTGGATAAATCTACATTGGCTGAAAAAGTAACGCAAGCTCAAGCTTCTTTGCAGAGTTCAAAAAGTGCTCTTACTTTGGCTACTAAAAGTTACGAACGAACTAAGCAGTTGTTTGAATTAAAAGCTGCAACAAAAGCATCTTTCGAAGATGCCGAAAATCAATTAATACAAGCTACAACATCAGTTGCTAATTCAGAAGCTAACTTACATCAGGCTAAAGTAAACCTATCATACGCCGAAATATATTCGCCTATAGATGGTGTTGTGTTGAATAGAGCAGTAGAGCAAGGTCAGACAGTTGCTGCTTCGTTTAATACTCCTACTTTATTTACAATAGCTAACGACTTGAAAAATATGCAAGTAGAAGCAGATGTTGATGAAGCTGATATAGGTCAGGTTAAATTAGGTCAGAGTGTTACTTTTACTGTAGATGCTTTTCCTTACGATTTATTTGAAGGAATAGTACAGCAGATACGTCTTCAACCTGTGGTTACAAGCAATGTTGTAACTTACACAGTTATTATTAATGCTCCTAACCCAGAAGAAAAACTTTATCCGGGTATGACTGCAAGTGTTACTATTCTTACTCAAGTAGAAGAGGGGATTACTGTTCCTAATAGTGCTCTTAGTTTTACTCCTAATGAAGAAGCGATTAAGAAACTTAATTTTGAAATGCCAGTTGAGAATTACTCTGCAGGAGTATGGATTAAAACAGGTGATAACTATAAATATTCAGAAATTAAAACGGGTTTAAGCGACGGTGTATACACTATGGTTGAGTCGGGACTTAATCTTAATGATACAGTGGTAGTGTCTGTTGTAGAACAAAAGAAAGGTGAAGCTTCGGGACAAGCAGCGAGCAACCCTCTTATGCCACAACCTCCTCGAAGAAGATAAAAAATGAAAGAGAAGAAAGAAATATTAAAAATAGATACACTACGACGCGACTTTACTGTAGGTAGTGAAACCGTTCATGCTCTTAGAGGGGTTTCGTTTTCTGTAATGGAAGGTGAGTTTGTAAGTATTATGGGTACAAGTGGTAGTGGTAAGTCCACATTGTTGAATATACTTGGTTGTTTGGATAAGCCTACTTCGGGAGAATATTATATAGATAATATACCTGTTAGCGGTATGACTAAAGATGAATTGGCAACTTTGCGTAATCGCAAGATTGGATTCGTGTTTCAGTCTTACAACCTACTGTCTCGTACATCTGCGTTGGATAATGTTATGCTGCCTATGCTTTATAATAATACTATTTCGGCAAAGGAAAAGAAAGAAAGAGCAATAGAAGCTATTAAGCAAGTGGGTTTGGAATCGCGTATGGATCATATGCCCAACCAACTATCGGGCGGACAACAACAACGAGTTGCTATTGCACGTGCTATAGTTAACGACCCTGTAATTCTTCTCGCTGATGAAGCAACGGGTAATTTAGATACACGTACTTCTTATGAGATAATGAGCTTATTTCAGAAATTAAATGAAGAGGGGAAAACAATAGCATTTGTTACTCACGAAACAGATATTTCTATTTTTACTAAGCGAATTATTCAACTTAGAGATGGTAATATTATTAAAAACGAACCAATAGAAACTCGTTCGGCTAAAGCAGCTTTAGATAGTTTGCCTCAGCAAGAAGACTATTGAGATGATGGTGATAAATAAAAAATAATTGCGTAAAACGCCCTTCAAATGAATATATTTAATTTAATACAAATAGCAATAGAAGCTTTGTTGAGAAATAAAACAAGAGCTTTACTTACTATGTTGGGGAT includes:
- a CDS encoding outer membrane protein (product_source=KO:K12340; cath_funfam=1.20.1600.10; cleavage_site_network=SignalP-noTM; cog=COG1538; ko=KO:K12340; pfam=PF02321; superfamily=56954), which produces MKKIVLSLFLGFTVLLASAQTTPVAENATGVIRFSLNECLEYAFGNNFTRKNMLLNETVKQEVYDQSKLERLPNVNASLSENWRHSDDAGSSLGGSYGISAGVTLYQGGAITNTIEENKLQMEQTQLQTKQYENDLVINILESFLTVLGNEELLKYQHTLLTASEEQVAQGKAQYMADEILESDYLMLEAQYASDKANIIDTEIARDNSLLNLKSLLSMDPEVDLRIIYPDTAILQQMTLIPLRETVIERAIETWPDLKISQYDVDIANVNVKIAKASYFPTVSLSGSVNSGHNKNFQNFGNQLKNNLNEQIGLSVSVPIWDRGRTKLQTTQSKIALQQAENNKQQTELEIRQQITQQHLNVTSALNKYNTNEIKHKAYSQTFDVYRALFNAGSITAVDLLQQQNNYISALTDYVQSKYNFILRRKILDVYMGIDVTM
- a CDS encoding putative ABC transport system ATP-binding protein (product_source=KO:K02003; cath_funfam=3.40.50.300; cog=COG1136; ko=KO:K02003; pfam=PF00005; smart=SM00382; superfamily=52540), which gives rise to MKEKKEILKIDTLRRDFTVGSETVHALRGVSFSVMEGEFVSIMGTSGSGKSTLLNILGCLDKPTSGEYYIDNIPVSGMTKDELATLRNRKIGFVFQSYNLLSRTSALDNVMLPMLYNNTISAKEKKERAIEAIKQVGLESRMDHMPNQLSGGQQQRVAIARAIVNDPVILLADEATGNLDTRTSYEIMSLFQKLNEEGKTIAFVTHETDISIFTKRIIQLRDGNIIKNEPIETRSAKAALDSLPQQEDY
- a CDS encoding HlyD family secretion protein (product_source=KO:K02005; cath_funfam=2.40.50.100; cog=COG0845; ko=KO:K02005; pfam=PF16576; superfamily=111369; tigrfam=TIGR01730; transmembrane_helix_parts=Inside_1_6,TMhelix_7_26,Outside_27_386) encodes the protein MKKKTLIIIGAIALVLILALVILLGGNKSELLVNTAPIKTNTISLSVTATGYVQPVDQVEVGTQVSGVVERIYVDYNSQVTKGQLLAELDKSTLAEKVTQAQASLQSSKSALTLATKSYERTKQLFELKAATKASFEDAENQLIQATTSVANSEANLHQAKVNLSYAEIYSPIDGVVLNRAVEQGQTVAASFNTPTLFTIANDLKNMQVEADVDEADIGQVKLGQSVTFTVDAFPYDLFEGIVQQIRLQPVVTSNVVTYTVIINAPNPEEKLYPGMTASVTILTQVEEGITVPNSALSFTPNEEAIKKLNFEMPVENYSAGVWIKTGDNYKYSEIKTGLSDGVYTMVESGLNLNDTVVVSVVEQKKGEASGQAASNPLMPQPPRRR